GAGTTCCATAAATTAGAGGTAGCAAAAgtgtaatttatttatgtagtctaattcaaaaagtgaagctTAGATTCACTACACACCTTTGGAGTGGAAtacttcatatatatattttttttcaaatagggTATAGTTTTGATGATTATAGCCAACGGCAAACAATATAACaatggaaataatttttaaatggaGAAAGTAATTTAATGAATCTATTTAAAGcatagatgtcaaactcatggccTGAGCTCCAGACTCAAACGCCCCCATGATTTTTGGGGGTGGGCCatcatttgaaattgagttATTTACGGTTCATTATTTTGATTCAAAACAATTCTCCATTCTGATTCTTTAAAGAGACTGGGTCAAAAACCATTTGCATAATTTAAATAAAGACCTtacaaattatgaacatccacCTTCTTAGCAGTTGACTCAAGGTTCTTTATAACCACGATCAATATCAAACCTATGAACTAAAAGACAATGTGTCTAAACTAacccagtggttcccaaactttttcaaGTATTCTAATGAGTCAGGTCAAAATAacataatgggtgctaacttactgtaacCACATTATTTTACACAGtgaaactttagagcatgattccATATAACACCAGCATTTACGTAAACCcgttagcgctagcactagATTGCTAGGCGACATAACATTTTCTTGTCTGCTTGCGACttgtatcatattaaaagtatcTCAAGCAAGCCTTGAATTTAAGTCCTCCCCCGAGCCCTGATTAACGGGTATATATCTGGTTGCATTTacgttgacaagataaagcccagtgatcgtAAAAGACGGGATGTGGTGGTATCGACAACACAAGATTTTATTGGAGTACCCTGACATATTGCAATCATGAAAGGCCAAATTTGTCTTTTGCTTTTGGCTTAAAATATACTGCACACGATGGTCAATGTCTTTTGCGGACCCAAtcgatgacatcattgatcggaACGCGAATTATGACAAAGCACATCAGCATAAAATGGTAATTATGGTCCAATACACTTCAAGTTGATCAGATTGGTGTTAAATTTAATCATCATGTGTAATTAATAAGGTTGACATattgtgcacatttttgttcccaaacaacTTTAACCAGTAATTTGGACAAGAGTGAAACTTAGctgatttcaaaacaagttatccatcaatttgttgcatatatgtaataataagaTGAGGTAATGAAACATTTATATGAGTACAGTCACAATGGCTGTCTGAGAAAGACCTACCCACCTAAGAAATAACTATTTTGGGTGTGacaaaaaattagtttgacacgaCTGTTATGATGTATAGGTACTGCAATAAATGAACTTCTAACAAGTTATTTAGATATACAGTTATCACCCAGGAAGTTATTTTCAGCCTCCAAATAAACACTGTCAGCCAACACTTAGTTGTACAGTAGATTTACAAAGTTGTATTGGAATGTTAAGTAAAATGTTACGTGAATGGGACTAAATGTTTGGTTTATACAGACGCGCTCCTCTTCGCATCTCACAAGGTCAGTATCGATTGCTTTTGCAAATCTCTTTTTGACGTTTATGTTCAGGCTGTGAAGATAAATCTCCAcacagcaaatgttttttctttacatttcagTTGTTAAGAGTTAAATTGACACAAAACTGCTataatgtacacacacaaacaacggGATTATCGATCAGAGGTGACAGCTCTGAAGTTGCCTGTACCTGTTTTTTTGGCAGAGCCTTGCGCCCCAGCTCCAACAGCTCCACTTCCGGGGCTCCCAGGGGATCCTGTCTTTTTACTCAACAGACTGTTGAAGAAGTTGGCCAATACGCCCTCACTGGCAGCCCCAGCTGTAAGAAAACGTTCACTGACTTCAATACCATGATCAATGACCTTCactgcaaaaatgaaataatagctaaaaaatattttatgcaaaCTACTGAGTGATGGAATTGCAAAATCTGAAGAAAATGGTTGCCTTGACTTTAACAAGGGGAATTCATCTCCATCAAAATGCTTTaccagcagcaacaacaaactCTGCAATAGTATAATAAACACAGGATTAATCTCATAAATCTAATCTGGGAAAATATTGGGAATAGCAAATATATTTCTGGCTAATGTATATAGTGATACTAAAtaaacgtgtattttttttatggtgattTAACAGGTTCATTGGGACACAATTGTTATAGTATTAGAAATACCACATGACAGGGCCCCCTTCATTGCTCAATGActctttgtatgtgtgtgttttttcatgtcctaaatgcattttttgtcataatggcAATTTGCTGTCATACTAAAGTgactccaactaccggagacaaattccttgtgcgttTTATCATACTTGGCTAATAAAGATAATTCTGTTTTTGAAGCGCTTAAGGCAACATAATTTTACTGACTACCTCTTGGTGGCAGTATTGGAAATCATTATTTAAAACATGTTTGTGGTAGATTTAACATTGGCAAAAGTGATCAAGTAAATCTGAAACAGGTGATTAAAAAGGAAGAGGTTTTGAGGAGAAaattgattttgttcataatcaTGTTTGAACATTAACCTTTCATGTTGGCATCAGGCTTTTTAACAGCAGCCATTGGAGAACCACTGGTCAAAGTGGGCTGCCCAGCACGTCCTGCAGGCCTGGGAGAACCTGACGCTGTCCTTCCTGGAGATTCCTGCCTCACAGAGCGAGAATGTAATCACTGCAGTGAGCTGGTGTGATCTAGTAACGAAGTAAAAAGGCAGGGAGGAGGATAGTGTTGCACGAGTTGTGTTGACCACTTACGGTAGCTCCTCTTGTCGGTGTGGCTGGCTGTTTTGCTAACAAagactgcaaaaacaaaaacatttaagtaaCCCATAACTAGGATTTTGATTATCCTAGATGTGGAAAAACATCAGCCTGCCAACTCTCTGAGTGGCAACTGTAATCTTGGTCAAGTCATAAAACATACCTGTTGTTTCATCAGGAATACCTGCTCATCCTCAGCATGTATCTCCTTGTCATGCACCAGCTATAAGGAAGATGGAAATAAAATTCAACCTCAGATATTATTGACAACATCATATGAGAAAACAGACACGTAAGTCCGCAGTAACAAACTGCCATACCTTTCGAACTGGAGGTTTAGTAATAAAATCTTCAAATGGATCTTCAGGTCGGGCTGTTGTTAGGTTTTCATGTAAAATGGAGATTTTCTTGTCATTATCCCACCCTGATGGACTACAAGAGTATGATAAACAATTTTTACATTGTCATTCAATTATGTTATGTTTCATGATTAAGAATTATTTGGAAACAATGCATAAGGGGTTTGTTGAAACCTAATAAGTACTATTAAGACAACACTGAgttatgcctggatcagactacacgGGAAATTTAGACACACTACAGTATGTACCTAAACATAAACAAGCACACTAATCCTAAGTACACTTCTCTGAAGACTCTTGAGGGCCACTTTTTACTTCCACGATCGTCAACACCTGCATTGCATCTCATGACCTACGCATTTGGCCTGCGCATCACCTCTTCGTAGCTTGTGCATAGCCTGCAGAACAcgtcaaaaaaaagttgctgcgcaGCGAGGGGTGGGGATCTCATCTCTCATGATCGGcccgtttagtcacatgctgtgatgacgtactgaCAGTTCCTCCCAGCTGCACAAAACACCTACATCGCCGCCTTCTCAATCAATACTGCACCATATGCAAACGCATCATCTGatcatttaattacatttgttCAACGAGACTCATTTCCACCGTCGCCAATTTTATTACTTTGTTTCTtctaacaaaaagaaaagtaaaaaagcTATGGGAAATCAAAAATATATTGAGGAAAACCAACCACGTAgcgtcctagccaataccagctgtagcgatgcctctgacttggagaagaactgcagtacattttcaaaactgagcaCGTGGGTTGCCCTCGAGTATAGATAGAATTCACTGACATCACCGTGCCACAATGGATTGCGCACTTAACACACTAGCAAAGCTATTGTGTAAATTAAAAGAAgcgacaacaaaatatatactttacaaaggaaaatcaaAATAGAGTGGCGATAGTAAAATTCTGCATTTCTTTACACATTTATGGTATTGCGCTGTCACTTGAGTGTCGGTACAGGGTATAGAGAACATTACTCTCAGTTTTTTCCTTGTGacagtacctgctaattccaggtTTTTTTGAACCTGTCCATAGTTAGTCCTTGactcttggacaactcttctgattaCTCTTTCCGCTCTTGTCAGAAATCTTGTGAGGAGCACCTGATCGAGGCATGACTGGCTATCCACTTACAAGCGTATGATATCATGGCTCCAACCGTGCTCACTGGAATATCCAGAAACTTGGATATGCGCATGTAACCAATTCCATCATTATGTTTTGCAACTATTACTTTGCGATAGTCTTTAGACACATCACATCATGGGATGAGTCTTGACTCGAaccttggcaatgagacctttttgtaggccattAATTAGGTTTGAACcatctgatattcatttgcactgacaaggggTTGGAATGCTGTTCTATTATGAGTAGATCTTTGGTGTTGTTTTGGCTTTCCATGCGTTTTTGGACCTCTCCTTTGTTCatgtgttaaatattttttcgcTGTATCATTTCCAGTTATTCcacacaacttcatttctgatccttattatactttgttttaatggatggattatttgggttgctcccaacatctggtgggaaaaaaagaaatcatggaaatagcacctttggaaatgtaTGGAACGAAAAACTTGTTAAATAAATATTCCAGCCGCTGTATCTCATAGTACACGGACGatacccaaaaaaatcaaacatgccagacttttcattttggcattATAGGGGGATCTTGGAAACAACTCATTGGCCATGGATATATGTCACAttacaaacagtttttttcattcCTGATAAAATACGTCGGGCCCGAACTGGGAAATTTCCCACAATAGCTAATCGGGTCAAAATCGGGGCTCAAATTGTGTAGTCTGATCGAGGCATTAAGATAAATTGGTGATAATTTTGACCTTCACTTACATGAACACTGCATCTTTCTCCACTACTAGGGCAGGATTGCTAAAGTGAAAATCATACAAtttatgtacaatatatttatAAAGAAGATCGagattcttttcctctttggctgaGGTGTAGATTAGACCAGCTCCATCTGTTTAGTTATCTTAAGGCAGAAAGTAGGTAGGAGTACACACGGCAAAGTAAGAATCAAAGGTGATATTCgacaacaaaatgtttgaagGATACATTGTAAGCAAAATTGCCTGATGTGGGACTGGATGAAATCAAAGTGTTCTTCTCTGTAGTCATGCTCCTTCTCCAATACACTGACTGAGTCACACTGTGgattggggagggggtggggagggaggggcgtttttcaaatgtataaaaTGACTAGTACATTAATATGAAATAAGCGGACTTAAaggacattttactttttttacagTCGTGGTAACACTGGCTTTACAGTCGCTTCAGTGGTAAATTTCATCTTGAGCAACCATATCTGATGGATTAACATTGCTTTGTATAGCTGTCATACTTTCGATGTGCAATAaattataaaatgtgtttttccttaGGGGACAACAGTTCACAGAACAAAACTAAAAGAGTGGAGagtcaattttaaaatattacttgCATGTTTAAGGAGGTGAAAAGTTCTTTTTGGCCTGTAAATTACTTTCCAAGTTCCAAGTTTACTTTCCAAAAACACAGTGTAGTTTGAGTTCTCCAAAACGTGTTTAAAAACATCAGTGGACGTTCTGTATTATTTGGGGGTAATTGACTCCTaagatgatgatgttatgaccccccacccaaaaaaaaaacccttgaatcatatatatata
The DNA window shown above is from Syngnathoides biaculeatus isolate LvHL_M chromosome 3, ASM1980259v1, whole genome shotgun sequence and carries:
- the dync1li2 gene encoding cytoplasmic dynein 1 light intermediate chain 2 isoform X3 — its product is MAPVLEKQLPGVAGTAGDNNNDEEEGLDLWTSILSDVSTRSSSKLPSGKNILVFGEDGTGKTTLMSKLQGAEHNKKGRGLEYQYLNVHDEDRDDLTQCNVWILDGDLYHKGLLKFAVSAQSLADCLAVFVADMSRPWTIMESLQKWASVLRDHVDKLKIPPEEMREMELKMVKAFQEYAEPEDATPASPQRRALAAGEDEAVVLPLGDNTLTHNMGIPVLIVCTKCDSVSVLEKEHDYREEHFDFIQSHIRQFCLQYGAGLIYTSAKEEKNLDLLYKYIVHKLYDFHFSNPALVVEKDAVFIPSGWDNDKKISILHENLTTARPEDPFEDFITKPPVRKLVHDKEIHAEDEQVFLMKQQSLLAKQPATPTRGATESPGRTASGSPRPAGRAGQPTLTSGSPMAAVKKPDANMKAGAASEGVLANFFNSLLSKKTGSPGSPGSGAVGAGAQGSAKKTEAGFD